One region of Chlamydia psittaci 6BC genomic DNA includes:
- a CDS encoding nucleoside monophosphate kinase yields the protein MIDKLIAESIKLYTKPFSSILLFGPPGAGKDLLGNFIAHGGSQVYVSLGDIFRCYPIESPIRQLFHKYAVSGSLIPDEDVIAVWNYYVQGLIATGKFLPDRQDLLISGLPRTVDQAKLLDSYIHVRHVIILEVHEEAKLLERTQNSLYSKGRINEVGIEVLQKRLQSYQKDIDAIIQHYPIHKVSRISAEQKPMEVLRDVLSRLAHVFSHPGRPVN from the coding sequence ATGATCGATAAATTGATAGCTGAAAGTATAAAACTCTATACTAAACCTTTTTCTTCCATTCTTTTATTTGGTCCTCCCGGTGCTGGTAAAGATTTATTAGGAAATTTTATAGCACATGGTGGTAGCCAAGTTTATGTTTCTTTAGGGGATATTTTCCGTTGTTATCCTATAGAGTCTCCTATTCGACAACTTTTTCATAAATATGCAGTGTCCGGGTCTTTGATCCCCGATGAAGATGTTATTGCTGTTTGGAACTATTATGTTCAGGGTCTGATAGCTACTGGGAAGTTTCTTCCAGATCGTCAGGATTTACTTATTAGTGGGCTTCCAAGAACGGTAGATCAAGCAAAGCTTCTTGATTCCTACATTCATGTACGTCATGTAATTATTTTAGAAGTACATGAAGAAGCTAAGTTGCTCGAACGCACTCAAAATTCTCTCTATAGTAAGGGAAGAATTAATGAGGTTGGTATTGAAGTATTGCAAAAGCGTTTGCAATCCTATCAAAAAGACATAGATGCGATTATTCAACATTATCCCATTCACAAGGTGTCGCGCATTAGTGCTGAGCAGAAGCCAATGGAAGTTCTTCGAGATGTGCTATCGCGTCTTGCTCACGTTTTTTCTCATCCTGGCAGACCTGTGAATTAG
- the fumC gene encoding class II fumarate hydratase codes for MRQENDSLGIVEVPEDKLYGAQTARSQKYFSWAPEVMPQEVIRALVWIKKCAAKANRDLGFLDSKYCDMIVSASDEIIAGNFDEHFPLKVWQTGSGTQSNMNVNEVIANLAIQRHGGVLGSKTPIHPNDHVNKSQSSNDVFPTAMHIAAVMSLKKKLIPALDHLQRALDAKVAEFRDCVKIGRTHLMDAVPMTLGQEFSGYSSQIRQCLERVAFSLTHMYELAIGGTAVGTGLNVPEGFVDKVIHYLRQETGEPFIASSNYFSALSNHDILVHAHGVLATLSCALTKIATDLSFLGSGPRCGLGELLFPENEPGSSIMPGKINPTQCEALQMVCAQVIGNNQAIIVGGSRGNFELNVMKPLIIYNFLQSVDILSGGMQAFADYFVSGLRVNKLRLKEYLDNSLMLVTALTPVLGYDKCSKMALKAFHENLSLKEACIQMGYLSAEEFDRLVVPESMVGKH; via the coding sequence ATGCGGCAAGAAAATGATAGTTTAGGAATTGTAGAAGTCCCTGAAGACAAGTTGTATGGAGCACAAACAGCGCGTTCTCAGAAGTATTTTTCCTGGGCTCCTGAGGTTATGCCTCAAGAAGTTATTCGAGCTTTAGTATGGATTAAAAAATGTGCTGCTAAGGCAAATCGTGATCTAGGTTTTCTAGATTCAAAATATTGTGATATGATTGTTTCTGCTTCTGATGAGATTATAGCAGGCAATTTTGATGAGCATTTTCCTCTAAAAGTTTGGCAGACAGGTAGTGGAACGCAATCAAATATGAATGTGAACGAGGTGATTGCGAATCTAGCTATTCAACGTCACGGTGGTGTTTTAGGTAGCAAAACACCAATACACCCTAATGATCATGTAAATAAATCCCAATCTTCTAATGATGTGTTCCCCACAGCTATGCATATTGCTGCAGTGATGAGTCTGAAGAAGAAATTAATTCCTGCTCTGGATCATTTACAGCGGGCGTTAGATGCTAAGGTTGCTGAGTTTCGAGATTGTGTCAAGATTGGCAGAACACATTTAATGGATGCTGTTCCTATGACATTAGGACAAGAATTTTCTGGTTACAGTAGCCAAATACGTCAATGTTTAGAGAGAGTCGCTTTTTCTCTTACACACATGTATGAGTTAGCCATAGGAGGAACAGCGGTAGGAACAGGATTAAATGTTCCTGAAGGTTTTGTAGATAAGGTGATTCATTATTTGCGTCAAGAAACCGGAGAGCCTTTTATTGCTTCATCGAATTATTTTTCAGCATTATCGAATCACGATATTTTAGTACATGCTCATGGTGTTTTAGCTACTTTATCCTGTGCTTTAACAAAGATTGCCACAGATTTAAGTTTTTTGGGATCGGGTCCTCGATGTGGTTTAGGGGAATTATTATTTCCTGAGAATGAACCGGGATCTTCGATAATGCCCGGGAAGATCAACCCAACGCAATGTGAGGCTTTGCAAATGGTTTGTGCTCAAGTTATCGGTAATAACCAGGCAATCATTGTTGGCGGAAGTCGAGGGAACTTCGAACTTAATGTAATGAAACCTTTGATCATTTATAACTTTTTACAATCTGTAGATATACTCTCTGGCGGTATGCAAGCCTTTGCTGATTATTTTGTTTCAGGTTTGCGAGTGAATAAGCTAAGACTTAAAGAATACTTGGATAACTCTTTGATGCTCGTTACTGCCTTAACTCCTGTTTTAGGTTATGATAAATGCTCTAAAATGGCTTTGAAAGCTTTTCATGAAAATCTAAGTTTAAAAGAAGCCTGTATACAGATGGGCTACTTATCAGCAGAAGAGTTCGATCGTCTTGTTGTTCCCGAATCTATGGTGGGGAAACATTAA
- a CDS encoding NhaD family Na+:H+ antiporter, translated as MLKFQLCALFLFGYIAIVFEHIVRVNKSAVALAMGGLMWLVCFSHIQHADHMMLAEEIADMAQVIFFLFAAMAIVELIDAHKGFSLIVRCCYIQSRTLLLWVLIGLSFFLSAALDNLTSIIIIISILKRLVKSREDRLLLGAICVISVNAGGAWTPLGDVTTTMLWINNKVTSWGIIRALFVPSLVCVLIAGICAQFLLKKRSSGMISKDIEIEGSPKKSGLIICIGLGSLLMVPVWKACLGVPPFIGALLGLGLVWLASDWVHSPHGEDRYHLRIPHILTKIDISSITFFIGILLAVNALTFSNVLSELSISMDRIFSRNVVAIFIGLISSVLDNVPLVAATMGMYQVPIDDTLWKLIAYAAGTGGSILVIGSAAGVAFMGIEKVDFLWYLKKISWIALASYFGGLFSYFMLERIAMFF; from the coding sequence ATGTTGAAATTCCAATTGTGTGCTCTGTTTTTATTTGGATACATCGCGATTGTTTTCGAACATATTGTGCGAGTCAATAAGTCTGCTGTAGCACTGGCTATGGGAGGTTTGATGTGGCTAGTTTGTTTTTCTCATATACAACATGCTGATCATATGATGCTAGCTGAAGAAATTGCTGACATGGCTCAGGTCATTTTTTTCTTATTCGCGGCGATGGCTATAGTGGAACTTATAGATGCACACAAAGGGTTTTCTCTTATAGTGCGGTGTTGTTACATACAATCTAGAACTTTATTGCTTTGGGTGCTTATAGGGCTTTCTTTCTTTTTATCAGCTGCTCTAGATAATTTAACTTCTATCATCATTATTATCTCTATTTTGAAACGCCTAGTGAAATCTAGAGAAGATCGGTTACTTTTAGGCGCTATTTGTGTGATTAGTGTGAATGCTGGGGGGGCTTGGACACCTTTAGGAGACGTAACAACAACAATGTTGTGGATCAACAATAAAGTGACTTCTTGGGGAATTATTCGTGCTCTCTTTGTGCCTAGTTTGGTGTGTGTGCTTATTGCGGGAATTTGTGCTCAGTTCCTACTTAAAAAACGCTCTTCGGGAATGATTTCTAAGGATATTGAGATAGAAGGATCACCTAAAAAAAGTGGTTTAATCATTTGTATTGGTTTAGGTTCATTGTTAATGGTCCCGGTGTGGAAAGCATGTTTAGGAGTGCCTCCGTTTATCGGTGCTTTGTTAGGTCTTGGGCTCGTTTGGTTAGCCAGTGATTGGGTTCATTCTCCTCATGGTGAGGATCGTTACCATCTGCGTATTCCTCATATTTTGACGAAGATAGATATTTCCTCAATTACTTTCTTTATAGGTATCTTATTAGCCGTCAATGCTCTAACTTTTTCAAATGTTCTTTCTGAACTTTCTATAAGTATGGATAGAATATTTTCTAGGAACGTAGTTGCTATTTTTATTGGTCTTATTTCAAGTGTATTGGATAATGTTCCTCTTGTTGCTGCGACTATGGGTATGTATCAAGTCCCAATTGATGATACTTTATGGAAATTAATCGCTTATGCGGCAGGCACTGGGGGAAGCATTTTAGTCATTGGATCAGCTGCTGGAGTTGCCTTTATGGGTATCGAGAAAGTTGATTTCCTGTGGTATCTTAAGAAAATTTCTTGGATTGCCTTGGCCAGTTATTTTGGCGGTTTGTTTTCGTATTTTATGCTCGAGCGTATCGCTATGTTTTTTTGA
- a CDS encoding class I SAM-dependent methyltransferase, producing the protein MSYSNRLKSFVLKKSSFLYVLRVLIYRIWFSIREYVCLSLSLYIQYPKLLLYDLAKFVYSLLKNPYRKLRRSPQSSLLREGNVYGETPWLALNKVSREFGVTSQDVVYDLGCGLGKVCFWFSHILRCQVVGIDNQPAFINFSSYLHRLLSVQPAVFLKEHFHETPLSQASCVYFYGSSYSLKVLKSVLKALKELKPGNMVISISFPLDSLPGGDQLFFTEKSCEVIFPWGKTKAYKNIRK; encoded by the coding sequence ATGTCGTATTCCAACCGCCTAAAGAGCTTCGTACTTAAGAAGTCTTCATTCTTATACGTATTGCGCGTATTGATTTATAGAATATGGTTTTCTATTAGAGAATATGTTTGTTTATCCTTATCGCTCTATATTCAATATCCAAAATTGCTTTTATATGATCTAGCAAAGTTTGTTTATTCTTTATTAAAAAATCCTTACCGAAAGTTGCGTCGTTCTCCACAATCTTCATTATTGAGAGAAGGGAATGTATATGGAGAAACTCCTTGGTTGGCTTTGAATAAAGTGAGTAGGGAATTTGGGGTTACTTCTCAAGATGTTGTTTATGATTTAGGTTGTGGATTAGGAAAAGTCTGTTTTTGGTTTTCGCATATTCTTAGATGTCAGGTTGTCGGTATAGATAATCAGCCCGCTTTTATAAACTTTTCCTCTTATCTACATCGTCTCTTATCTGTACAACCTGCGGTATTTTTGAAAGAACATTTCCATGAAACACCGTTGTCTCAAGCCTCTTGTGTTTACTTCTATGGTTCTTCGTATTCTTTAAAGGTATTAAAAAGTGTTTTAAAGGCTTTGAAAGAGCTTAAACCAGGAAATATGGTTATCAGCATTTCTTTTCCTTTGGATTCTTTACCTGGAGGGGATCAGCTGTTTTTCACTGAGAAAAGCTGCGAGGTCATTTTCCCTTGGGGGAAGACAAAAGCATATAAAAATATAAGGAAATAG
- a CDS encoding ABC transporter substrate-binding protein gives MKKKLLCYFLTTSFLLLFWEYFSKNNPSFSFLCPPPSKIAASFLNSTNLIFSSSCYTLQGILGGFFLALLLSIGLVILMLAYKPAKDLLNPFFILVQCTPMFTLAPLIVLWFGWGLNAVIVPTALTVFFPLTITIYQGITSTPEELLEQFILHQATKQQIFIKLRLPHALPHIFSGLKIAMGSAGFAAIAGEWLASQSGLGILILESRRNYDMEMTFAGLFALTLLTFTLFQSILLIEKLTFALFRIEKTTKKYRLPNRKFACLLIPLLILPLWKFKTKPVHQTHLTPITLLLDWTPNPNHIPLYVGVSKGFFRDQGIDLRIQKSTDTGAVIPHVLFEQVDLTLYHALGIIKTSLQGADIQVVGSLIDSTLQGFIYRKENNISKIEDLNNKVLGFCLNNSRDLSCLLETLRLHGVVPSEVRNVSSDLISPMLLKKIDFLYGAFYNIEGVKLETLGMPVGCFLSDSYGLPTGPQLLLCGKKNTRATSPEVVEAIQIALQRSIDYCQKHPKKSFQAYIKATHDIPKIITDEFLQWKVTLPLLSKSQEPLNKHLIDTLLQAILKRYPNFSDKIISFSPDQIYPSNSQVCQDEKKREQDAIAHLEELPLASAQH, from the coding sequence ATGAAAAAAAAACTTTTATGTTATTTTCTAACTACTTCATTTTTACTTTTGTTTTGGGAGTATTTTTCTAAAAATAATCCATCCTTTTCCTTTTTATGCCCTCCACCATCGAAAATAGCTGCTAGTTTTTTAAATTCTACAAATCTTATTTTTTCTTCTTCCTGCTATACCCTCCAAGGGATTTTAGGGGGATTCTTTTTAGCCCTATTATTGTCTATAGGGCTCGTAATCCTTATGCTAGCCTATAAACCAGCAAAAGATCTCCTGAACCCATTTTTCATCTTGGTGCAATGTACTCCCATGTTTACCTTAGCACCTCTAATCGTACTATGGTTTGGCTGGGGATTGAATGCCGTAATTGTCCCGACAGCGCTTACAGTATTTTTCCCATTAACAATCACGATTTATCAAGGGATAACATCAACTCCTGAAGAACTTCTAGAGCAATTTATTTTACATCAAGCAACCAAACAACAAATTTTCATTAAGCTACGTCTCCCCCATGCTCTTCCTCATATATTTTCAGGACTTAAAATTGCTATGGGATCTGCAGGATTTGCAGCAATAGCTGGAGAGTGGTTGGCTTCACAATCTGGTTTAGGGATCCTCATTCTAGAAAGTCGACGAAACTATGATATGGAAATGACCTTTGCAGGATTGTTTGCTTTAACCCTTCTCACATTTACTCTGTTTCAAAGCATTTTACTCATTGAGAAGCTAACCTTTGCCCTCTTTCGCATAGAAAAAACAACAAAGAAATATCGACTGCCTAATAGAAAATTCGCTTGTTTACTCATCCCCTTACTCATTCTACCTCTATGGAAGTTTAAGACTAAGCCAGTACACCAAACTCATCTCACACCTATAACTTTACTTCTAGACTGGACTCCTAACCCTAACCATATCCCGCTATATGTAGGAGTATCCAAAGGATTTTTCCGCGATCAAGGTATAGATTTACGCATTCAAAAAAGTACAGATACAGGTGCTGTTATTCCCCATGTTCTCTTCGAACAAGTAGACCTTACCCTATACCACGCTCTTGGAATAATAAAAACCTCTCTACAAGGAGCTGATATACAAGTAGTCGGGTCTTTAATTGACTCTACATTACAAGGGTTTATCTATAGGAAAGAAAATAATATTTCAAAAATAGAAGATTTGAATAATAAAGTTTTAGGATTCTGCTTAAACAACTCACGCGATCTTTCCTGTTTACTAGAAACGTTACGTCTACACGGTGTTGTTCCCTCGGAAGTACGAAATGTAAGCTCAGATTTAATCTCGCCCATGTTATTGAAAAAAATCGATTTCCTCTATGGAGCTTTTTACAATATAGAAGGCGTGAAACTAGAAACATTGGGAATGCCTGTAGGCTGCTTCCTCTCTGATTCCTACGGTCTTCCTACAGGACCTCAGCTCCTCCTATGTGGAAAAAAAAATACGAGAGCTACATCTCCAGAAGTTGTTGAGGCCATACAAATAGCTCTTCAAAGAAGCATTGACTATTGCCAAAAACACCCTAAAAAATCCTTCCAAGCGTATATCAAAGCTACGCATGACATACCGAAAATCATTACAGACGAATTTCTTCAATGGAAAGTCACTCTCCCTCTATTGTCGAAATCCCAAGAGCCATTAAATAAACATCTAATCGACACCTTGTTACAAGCTATCCTAAAGCGCTACCCCAACTTTTCGGATAAAATAATCAGTTTCTCTCCAGATCAGATATACCCATCTAATTCACAGGTCTGCCAGGATGAGAAAAAACGTGAGCAAGACGCGATAGCACATCTCGAAGAACTTCCATTGGCTTCTGCTCAGCACTAA
- a CDS encoding solute carrier family 26 protein, with protein MKVALSFKHLIPKLYTCIKDGYTFNTFKKDFIAGLTVGVLAFPFAIAIAIGVGVSPIQGLLASIIGGFIASALGGSRVLISGPTSAFISILYCISAKYGVEGLFTITLMGGIFLVAFGLTGLGTFIKYMPYPVVTGLTTGLAVIIFSSQIRDFLGLQMGDTIPTDFIAKWVAYWDYLWTWDSKAFAVGLFTLLIMIYFRNYKPRYPGVMIAIIVASTLVWLLKIDIPTIGSRYGALPQSLPLPAFPHLSLTKILQLMPDALTIAVLSGIETLLSAVVADGMTGWRHQSNCQLVAQGIANIGTSFFAGMPVTGSLSRTAASIKSGATTPIAGLIHSAFICVILLALAPLTVKIPLTCLAAVLILIAWNMSEIHHFIHLFTAPKKDVVVLLTVFILTVMTTITSAVQVGMMLAAFLFMKQMSDLSDVISTAKFFDENKQTKDDDLFSKSEVPAHTEIYEINGPFFFGIADRLKNLLNEIEKPPKIFILCMSRVPTIDASAMHALEEFFLECDRQGTLLLLAGVKKTPLSDLKRYHLDELIGVDHIFSNTKSALLFAQALINLESKSSH; from the coding sequence GTGAAAGTCGCCTTATCGTTTAAACATCTTATTCCCAAACTCTATACGTGTATTAAGGATGGTTATACCTTTAATACATTTAAAAAAGACTTTATAGCCGGACTTACTGTAGGTGTATTAGCATTTCCTTTTGCCATTGCTATCGCTATCGGTGTCGGCGTATCCCCTATACAAGGTTTACTAGCATCCATCATCGGAGGATTTATAGCCTCAGCGCTAGGTGGTAGCCGTGTTCTTATATCAGGACCGACTAGTGCTTTCATTTCTATACTTTATTGCATTTCAGCAAAATACGGGGTTGAAGGGTTATTTACAATCACCCTAATGGGAGGGATATTCCTAGTCGCCTTTGGACTTACTGGATTAGGAACCTTCATTAAATATATGCCCTATCCCGTCGTCACAGGATTAACAACGGGGTTAGCTGTTATCATTTTCTCCTCTCAGATTAGAGACTTTTTAGGTCTACAAATGGGGGATACTATCCCTACAGATTTTATTGCTAAATGGGTAGCTTATTGGGATTACTTATGGACATGGGATAGCAAAGCTTTTGCTGTAGGGCTGTTCACTCTACTCATCATGATTTACTTCCGTAATTACAAACCACGATACCCAGGAGTTATGATAGCAATTATCGTAGCTTCAACACTAGTTTGGTTGCTAAAAATTGACATTCCAACGATCGGCAGTCGCTACGGAGCTCTACCACAATCTCTACCTTTACCTGCATTCCCCCATCTCAGTCTGACAAAGATTTTACAACTCATGCCAGATGCATTAACCATTGCAGTTCTTTCAGGGATAGAAACCTTGCTTTCGGCTGTAGTTGCTGACGGTATGACTGGATGGAGACATCAATCCAACTGCCAACTCGTAGCTCAAGGCATTGCGAATATCGGAACATCTTTCTTTGCAGGGATGCCTGTAACGGGTTCTTTATCAAGAACAGCTGCAAGTATTAAATCTGGGGCAACCACTCCTATTGCAGGGTTAATTCACTCCGCTTTTATTTGCGTAATTCTTTTAGCTTTAGCACCCTTAACAGTAAAAATCCCTCTTACCTGTTTAGCAGCTGTCCTTATTCTTATTGCCTGGAATATGAGTGAAATTCATCACTTCATTCATTTATTTACCGCACCTAAAAAAGACGTTGTTGTTCTCCTAACCGTTTTTATTCTTACGGTTATGACAACAATCACTTCTGCAGTGCAGGTAGGGATGATGTTAGCCGCGTTTCTATTTATGAAACAAATGAGTGATCTTTCTGACGTAATATCCACAGCAAAGTTCTTCGATGAAAATAAGCAGACAAAAGATGATGATCTCTTTTCTAAATCTGAAGTTCCTGCTCATACAGAAATTTATGAAATCAACGGCCCGTTTTTCTTTGGAATTGCTGATAGATTGAAAAATCTTCTAAATGAAATAGAGAAACCTCCTAAAATCTTCATATTATGCATGAGTCGCGTACCTACAATTGATGCATCTGCTATGCACGCTCTAGAAGAATTCTTCCTTGAGTGTGATCGCCAGGGAACGCTTTTACTCTTAGCAGGAGTAAAAAAAACACCGCTAAGTGATCTTAAACGTTATCATTTAGATGAACTTATCGGTGTTGATCATATCTTCTCGAATACGAAGAGCGCTCTCTTATTCGCTCAAGCCTTAATTAATTTAGAAAGCAAGTCGTCTCATTAA
- the ispH gene encoding 4-hydroxy-3-methylbut-2-enyl diphosphate reductase, with translation MRRVILSNPRGFCAGVVRAIQVVESALEKWGAPIYVKHEIVHNRHVVDDLKRRGAIFIEDLKDVPRGEKVIYSAHGIPPEVREEAKARNLFDIDATCVLVTKIHSAVKLYASKGYQIILIGKSKHVEVIGIRGEAPESVTVVEKVEDVENLPFSVNDPLFFVTQTTLSLDDVAEVTQALKVRYPHIITLPSSSVCYATQNRQEALRSILPKVNFVYVIGDVQSSNSNRLREVAEKRNIPARLVNSPEDISDEILNYSGDIAITAGASTPEHIVQSCISRLKELIPDLQVEEDIFTVEDVVFQPPKELRT, from the coding sequence ATGCGTAGAGTTATTTTAAGTAACCCTAGAGGATTTTGCGCTGGGGTAGTTCGTGCTATCCAAGTTGTAGAATCTGCTTTAGAGAAATGGGGAGCTCCTATTTATGTAAAACATGAAATTGTTCACAACCGTCATGTAGTTGATGATCTCAAGAGACGCGGGGCAATTTTTATAGAAGATCTTAAGGATGTTCCTCGTGGAGAAAAGGTGATTTATTCTGCTCATGGTATCCCTCCAGAGGTTCGTGAGGAGGCGAAAGCTCGGAATCTTTTTGATATAGATGCGACTTGTGTCTTGGTAACTAAGATTCATTCTGCAGTTAAGCTTTATGCAAGCAAAGGTTATCAAATTATTTTGATAGGCAAGAGCAAGCACGTGGAAGTTATAGGGATTCGAGGTGAAGCTCCCGAGAGTGTCACCGTAGTCGAAAAAGTAGAAGATGTTGAAAACTTACCCTTCAGTGTGAATGATCCTTTATTTTTTGTAACTCAAACCACTTTGAGTTTGGACGATGTTGCGGAAGTTACCCAAGCATTAAAGGTGCGTTATCCTCATATTATTACGTTACCGAGTTCTTCAGTCTGTTATGCTACACAAAATCGTCAAGAAGCATTACGTTCGATACTTCCTAAGGTGAATTTTGTTTATGTTATTGGAGATGTCCAAAGTTCTAACTCTAACCGTTTACGTGAGGTTGCTGAAAAAAGAAATATCCCCGCACGGCTAGTGAATAGTCCCGAGGATATTTCTGATGAAATTTTAAACTATTCTGGTGATATTGCAATAACAGCAGGAGCATCAACTCCTGAGCATATTGTTCAATCTTGTATTTCTAGGTTGAAAGAATTAATACCCGATTTACAAGTTGAAGAAGATATATTTACTGTAGAAGATGTCGTATTCCAACCGCCTAAAGAGCTTCGTACTTAA
- a CDS encoding protease-like activity factor CPAF, whose translation MKIKHITVLVCSLLLGFSFSGSAKTLVHQSACADLDFLEHLLDIKYAPKDWKHKLFRWDLKDVTDQARLKIKLEENPSIKYCQGVLAEYISSLNDFHAGITFFATESSYLPYTLKLSSNNRCFVVDVHTYHSDISVGDEILEMDGVPILEAIESIRTGRGVPSDYAAATRMLFSRSASLGHQVPVGIATLKIRRPSGLTRTLKVKWRHTPEHIRDLSLISPLVKNPVIEMKSPRALPLLSSVADKCLFTNEMVPYFWNELREQYKRGFYSDYNIGSKKGFFPDFGKVTWRAKSGPYHAYIFTVADDQGQPHSIGFLRISTYSWTDMEDRSVENMNSPWEDFNEIIDVLESKSEALIIDQTNNPGGSVFYLYGLLSRLTDRPLETPKHRMILTQSEVQAAVKWLEMLEGVETDEQARNALGQDMEGYPIDMHAVGYLQKFSHAVLKSWESGEINLTNPIPLLGFSHICPHPEHRYSHPICVLINEEDFSCGDLLPAIMKDNGRALIVGTTTAGAGGFVFTVDFPSRTGIKSCSLTGSLAVRSDGSYIENLGVSPHVFLGFTDADVQTGKYGDYISNVKRMVLQLIQKEENAMEEGGNTITES comes from the coding sequence ATGAAAATAAAACACATTACAGTCTTGGTTTGTTCCCTGTTACTAGGTTTTTCCTTTTCAGGTTCTGCGAAGACCTTAGTCCACCAAAGCGCATGTGCGGATTTGGATTTTTTAGAACACTTATTGGATATTAAATATGCTCCTAAAGACTGGAAGCATAAGCTTTTCCGTTGGGATCTTAAAGATGTAACAGATCAAGCGCGTTTAAAGATAAAATTAGAGGAAAATCCCTCGATAAAGTATTGCCAAGGGGTTCTTGCTGAGTATATTTCTAGTTTAAACGACTTCCATGCAGGGATAACATTCTTTGCTACAGAGAGTTCTTATTTACCTTATACACTAAAGTTAAGCAGCAATAATAGATGTTTTGTTGTCGACGTACATACATACCACTCTGACATATCTGTAGGTGATGAAATTTTGGAGATGGATGGTGTACCAATTCTGGAAGCGATTGAAAGTATACGTACGGGTAGAGGAGTTCCTTCTGACTATGCTGCAGCTACACGTATGCTCTTTTCGCGTTCTGCTTCTTTGGGGCATCAGGTTCCTGTGGGAATAGCTACGTTAAAAATTCGTCGTCCTAGTGGTTTAACGCGTACGTTAAAAGTGAAATGGCGTCACACTCCTGAACATATTCGGGATTTATCTTTGATATCTCCTTTGGTAAAAAATCCTGTAATAGAGATGAAGTCCCCACGTGCTTTACCTCTATTATCCAGTGTTGCTGACAAATGTTTGTTTACAAATGAAATGGTCCCTTATTTCTGGAACGAATTACGTGAGCAGTATAAACGTGGTTTCTACAGTGATTATAATATTGGAAGTAAAAAAGGCTTTTTCCCTGATTTTGGGAAAGTGACATGGAGAGCCAAAAGTGGGCCATATCATGCTTACATATTTACAGTTGCAGATGACCAAGGGCAACCTCATTCAATCGGATTCCTGAGAATTTCTACATATTCTTGGACCGATATGGAAGATCGTAGTGTTGAGAATATGAATTCCCCATGGGAAGATTTTAACGAGATCATCGACGTTCTTGAATCTAAGTCAGAGGCTTTAATTATCGATCAAACAAATAATCCTGGTGGTAGTGTTTTCTATCTTTATGGGTTATTGAGTAGATTAACGGATAGACCTTTAGAAACACCTAAACATAGAATGATACTAACTCAAAGTGAAGTTCAAGCAGCAGTCAAATGGTTAGAGATGCTTGAGGGTGTTGAAACGGATGAGCAAGCAAGAAATGCTCTTGGTCAAGATATGGAAGGTTATCCAATTGATATGCATGCTGTGGGGTATCTACAAAAATTCTCACACGCAGTTTTAAAGAGCTGGGAAAGTGGAGAGATCAATCTCACTAATCCTATACCTTTATTAGGATTTTCCCATATATGCCCGCATCCTGAGCATCGTTACTCACATCCTATTTGTGTCTTAATCAATGAAGAGGATTTCTCCTGTGGAGATTTATTACCTGCGATTATGAAAGATAATGGTAGAGCTCTCATTGTTGGAACGACTACAGCAGGAGCTGGAGGTTTTGTCTTTACTGTTGATTTCCCTAGTAGAACAGGAATTAAAAGTTGTTCTTTAACAGGATCTCTAGCAGTAAGATCTGATGGTTCATACATAGAGAACTTAGGGGTGTCTCCTCACGTATTTTTAGGCTTTACAGATGCTGATGTGCAAACAGGAAAGTACGGGGATTACATTAGTAATGTAAAACGTATGGTTCTTCAACTTATTCAAAAAGAAGAAAATGCAATGGAAGAAGGTGGGAACACAATAACTGAGTCGTAA
- a CDS encoding SycD/LcrH family type III secretion system chaperone has translation MSYLTYLLEKIAASSKEDFPFPDDLESYLAGYFPNQDLPLDTYQKLFKISSEELERVYKEGYNAYLNREYQVSSETFRWLVFFNPFVSKFWFSLGASLHMSKLYPQALHAYAVTALLRDKDPYPHYYAYICYTLMDEHENANKALELAWERAKHHSAYQELKAEILDIKNHA, from the coding sequence ATGTCATATTTAACGTATTTATTAGAAAAAATAGCAGCTTCTAGCAAAGAAGATTTTCCTTTTCCTGATGATTTAGAAAGTTATCTTGCAGGATATTTTCCAAATCAAGATCTTCCTTTAGATACGTACCAAAAGCTATTCAAAATCTCTTCAGAAGAACTAGAACGTGTGTATAAAGAAGGCTATAACGCCTACTTAAATAGAGAATATCAAGTAAGTAGTGAAACTTTCCGTTGGCTAGTATTCTTTAATCCTTTTGTCTCGAAGTTTTGGTTTTCTTTAGGAGCTTCTTTACATATGAGCAAGCTCTACCCTCAAGCCTTACATGCCTATGCAGTAACTGCATTATTAAGAGATAAAGATCCCTATCCTCATTACTATGCTTACATTTGCTATACACTTATGGACGAACACGAGAACGCAAATAAGGCTTTAGAGCTTGCATGGGAACGTGCCAAACATCATAGCGCTTACCAAGAACTAAAAGCAGAAATTCTGGATATAAAAAACCATGCATAA